One window from the genome of Anabaena sphaerica FACHB-251 encodes:
- a CDS encoding nucleotidyltransferase family protein, translated as MDNQTHLQIILSDSIIGTVLPAIAHINLPHWWLAGGAVRNTVWRAIFGQECELFIKDFDIAFFDDGGNRDQELVAKSTLTAQFPQYEFDVKNQASFGRWRAGIRTYSSTEDGIKDWLHTATAVGVRMDQQGEWKFFTPYGLDDLFSGIIRPTPTHINDVNAHNKSSGFIQKCPGLRLLFL; from the coding sequence ATGGATAATCAAACACATCTGCAAATAATTCTATCTGATTCAATTATTGGTACTGTCTTACCAGCAATAGCTCACATCAATTTACCTCATTGGTGGTTAGCAGGGGGAGCAGTGCGAAATACAGTTTGGCGTGCCATTTTTGGACAAGAATGTGAGTTATTCATCAAAGATTTTGATATTGCTTTTTTTGATGATGGGGGGAACCGTGATCAGGAACTGGTAGCAAAATCAACTCTGACAGCACAATTTCCTCAATACGAGTTTGATGTTAAAAATCAAGCAAGTTTTGGGCGCTGGCGTGCTGGTATAAGAACTTATTCGAGTACAGAAGATGGCATTAAAGATTGGTTACACACAGCGACTGCTGTAGGTGTGCGTATGGATCAACAAGGAGAATGGAAATTTTTTACACCTTACGGTTTAGATGATTTATTTAGTGGCATTATTCGACCCACACCCACACATATTAATGATGTGAATGCTCACAACAAATCATCTGGGTTTATTCAAAAGTGTCCTGGCTTGCGGTTATTGTTTCTTTGA
- a CDS encoding GumC family protein, whose product MEKHLQYWSILKRRGLPASIVFLTLLALSVVKTVIETPVYQAGGQLVLKKNATSSLTGVGSQLGQLESSVSGRPLATEVAVLHSLPLAEKTINTLALDIKPTEFLKSLKVKNIENTDIIEIYYTDKIPKRSVSIVNTLMKIYIENDINANRKQTKSARDFIAQQLPLSKAALQTSERRLQFFKQQHRVLDLKAEAASSASILTGLEKQVAATKSDLSSQTARMQTIQKLFGVTLQDAITASFAGESPSINAVQEQLQDLQKKIAVVGLRLTDTHPTMIDLKEQEAVLKKELEKRIEQSLISKAGRLNNLQDPDRILQLKTLGLQQELLGQYAAAEAERLSLQVRLKSLAQIIESYKQRANILPQLELQQRQLEREIAATESSYQNLLARYQELQVAENLQVSNAMIVAPALIPSVPLTTDRYINLLPGLIGGIVLGVVTALVLERLDKTIKNPKSAKDLLGYTFLGYIPPFPNGSFTPEVIVRKQPDSQISEAFRMLQTNLRFFNAEQSVKVIVVSSAVPKEGKSTIAANLAFSISQLGRDVLLVDADLRNPSQHKIWDISNQAGLSNILRSDLDVDQAVVEITPNLKVITAGQPNNNSAALLDSSQMAVFVGQVAQRYDFVIIDTSPLTVAADATILGKLVNGILFVVRPKVVDSTSISLSKEMLEKADQNVLGVAINGISANEQYSAYAATTV is encoded by the coding sequence ATGGAAAAACATTTGCAGTATTGGTCTATACTTAAGCGCCGGGGGTTGCCCGCTTCTATAGTTTTTTTAACTCTTTTGGCATTGAGTGTAGTTAAAACCGTCATAGAAACTCCCGTTTATCAGGCAGGAGGCCAGCTGGTACTGAAAAAGAACGCCACATCTTCCCTAACAGGAGTAGGTAGTCAATTAGGACAGTTGGAGAGTTCAGTCAGTGGTAGACCATTGGCAACCGAGGTAGCAGTTTTGCATTCTCTACCCTTAGCTGAAAAGACGATAAATACCCTTGCTCTCGATATTAAACCCACAGAATTTCTCAAAAGTCTGAAAGTAAAAAATATTGAAAATACAGATATTATTGAAATATATTATACAGATAAAATTCCCAAAAGATCGGTTTCAATTGTTAACACTTTAATGAAGATATATATAGAAAATGATATCAATGCGAACCGCAAGCAAACCAAGTCTGCCAGAGACTTTATTGCCCAACAGTTGCCACTGAGTAAAGCTGCATTACAAACATCTGAACGCAGACTACAATTTTTTAAACAGCAACACAGAGTTTTGGATTTAAAAGCCGAAGCCGCATCAAGTGCAAGTATTCTTACGGGTCTAGAAAAACAAGTAGCCGCAACTAAATCGGATTTATCTTCACAAACTGCCCGGATGCAAACAATCCAAAAATTGTTTGGTGTCACTTTACAAGATGCTATAACTGCGAGTTTTGCGGGTGAATCGCCATCAATAAACGCAGTTCAGGAACAATTACAAGATCTTCAGAAAAAGATAGCTGTTGTAGGGTTACGTTTGACAGACACCCATCCAACGATGATTGATCTCAAAGAACAAGAGGCTGTCCTCAAAAAAGAACTGGAGAAGCGGATAGAACAAAGTTTGATCAGTAAAGCAGGACGTTTGAATAATCTCCAAGATCCGGATAGGATATTACAACTGAAAACTCTTGGTTTACAACAGGAACTTCTTGGCCAATATGCTGCTGCTGAAGCCGAAAGATTAAGTTTACAAGTCAGGCTCAAATCTTTAGCTCAAATAATCGAATCTTATAAACAAAGGGCTAATATCTTACCACAGCTAGAATTACAGCAACGTCAGCTAGAACGGGAAATAGCTGCAACTGAGTCTAGTTATCAAAATCTGTTGGCCAGGTATCAGGAACTCCAGGTAGCGGAAAATTTACAAGTGAGTAATGCCATGATTGTCGCACCTGCCTTAATTCCTTCAGTACCACTGACGACTGACAGGTATATTAATTTATTGCCAGGCTTAATAGGTGGAATCGTTTTAGGGGTAGTTACTGCCTTGGTTTTGGAAAGATTGGACAAGACTATCAAAAACCCAAAATCTGCGAAAGACTTACTGGGATATACTTTTCTAGGTTATATTCCGCCTTTCCCCAATGGTAGTTTCACTCCAGAAGTAATTGTCAGAAAACAGCCTGATTCACAAATCAGCGAGGCTTTTCGGATGCTGCAAACTAACCTCAGATTTTTTAATGCAGAACAATCAGTGAAGGTGATTGTGGTATCTAGTGCTGTACCAAAAGAAGGTAAATCTACAATTGCTGCCAATTTAGCCTTTTCTATCTCTCAATTAGGACGGGATGTATTACTAGTCGATGCTGATTTGCGTAATCCCAGTCAACACAAAATCTGGGACATTTCAAATCAAGCAGGTTTGAGTAACATTCTCAGAAGTGATTTGGATGTTGATCAGGCTGTAGTGGAAATTACACCTAATTTGAAAGTGATCACTGCTGGTCAACCAAATAACAACTCAGCCGCCCTGTTGGATTCTAGTCAAATGGCTGTATTTGTGGGACAGGTCGCCCAAAGATATGATTTTGTAATTATAGATACGTCGCCTTTAACTGTAGCTGCGGATGCAACTATTTTAGGTAAATTGGTCAATGGAATTCTGTTTGTCGTCAGACCTAAAGTGGTTGATTCTACCAGTATTTCTCTCTCTAAAGAAATGTTGGAAAAAGCTGACCAAAATGTTTTAGGTGTGGCTATAAATGGCATCAGTGCTAATGAGCAATATTCTGCTTATGCAGCAACTACAGTTTAG
- the miaB gene encoding tRNA (N6-isopentenyl adenosine(37)-C2)-methylthiotransferase MiaB: MTMNRRYHITTFGCQMNKADSERMAGILEDMGFEWSEDPNDANVILYNTCTIRDNAEQKVYSYLGRQAKRKHEQPDLTLVVAGCVAQQEGEALLRRVPELDLVMGPQHANRLKDLLESVFDGNQVVATEEVHILEDITQPRRDSKVTAWVNVIYGCNERCTYCVVPNVRGVEQSRTPEAIRAEMELLGKQGYKEVTLLGQNIDAYGRDLPGSTPEGRHLNTLTDLLYYVHDVPGIERLRFATSHPRYFTERLIKACAELPKVCEHFHIPFQSGDNELLKAMSRGYTHEKYRRIIDTIRRYMPDASISADAIVGFPGETEEQFENTLKLVDDIGFDLLNTAAYSPRPGTPAALWDNQLSEEVKSDRLQRLNHLVNVKAAERSQRYFGRIEEVLVEEQNTKDKTQVMGRTGGNRLTFFTGDINELRGQIVKVKITEVRPFSLTGEPVEVREAVTV, translated from the coding sequence ATGACCATGAACCGCCGCTACCACATTACTACCTTCGGTTGCCAAATGAATAAAGCCGACTCAGAGCGCATGGCTGGCATACTAGAAGACATGGGCTTTGAATGGTCAGAAGATCCTAATGATGCAAATGTGATTCTTTATAATACTTGTACAATTCGGGATAATGCCGAACAGAAAGTTTATTCCTACCTGGGTAGACAGGCAAAACGCAAGCATGAACAACCTGATTTAACTTTAGTCGTTGCTGGTTGTGTCGCTCAACAAGAAGGTGAGGCTTTGTTGCGTCGTGTGCCAGAATTAGATTTAGTAATGGGTCCGCAACACGCTAATCGCCTCAAAGATTTGCTAGAGTCTGTTTTTGATGGTAATCAAGTTGTTGCTACGGAAGAAGTACATATTTTAGAAGATATCACCCAACCCCGTCGTGATAGTAAAGTGACAGCTTGGGTAAATGTCATTTATGGCTGTAATGAGCGTTGTACTTATTGTGTAGTTCCCAACGTGCGCGGTGTGGAACAGTCTCGCACACCAGAAGCTATTCGCGCGGAAATGGAACTATTGGGAAAACAAGGTTATAAAGAAGTTACCCTTTTGGGTCAAAATATTGATGCTTACGGACGAGATTTACCAGGTTCAACTCCCGAAGGCCGTCACCTAAACACCTTGACAGATTTACTCTATTATGTTCATGATGTGCCTGGGATTGAAAGGCTCAGATTTGCTACTAGCCATCCCCGTTATTTTACAGAACGATTAATTAAAGCCTGTGCGGAATTGCCCAAGGTGTGCGAACACTTCCATATTCCCTTCCAATCTGGGGATAATGAGCTTCTAAAGGCAATGTCACGGGGTTACACGCACGAAAAATATCGCCGGATTATTGATACTATTCGTCGTTATATGCCGGATGCTTCAATTAGCGCAGATGCAATTGTGGGTTTTCCTGGGGAGACAGAGGAACAGTTTGAAAATACTCTGAAATTGGTGGATGATATTGGTTTTGATTTGTTGAATACTGCTGCATATTCACCCCGACCGGGTACACCTGCGGCTTTGTGGGATAATCAATTGAGCGAAGAAGTGAAGAGCGATCGCTTGCAAAGATTAAACCATTTAGTTAACGTTAAAGCAGCAGAGCGATCGCAGCGTTACTTTGGCAGAATTGAAGAAGTGTTAGTTGAAGAGCAAAACACCAAGGATAAAACTCAGGTGATGGGACGCACAGGCGGAAATCGTCTCACCTTCTTCACAGGCGATATTAACGAACTCAGAGGGCAAATAGTCAAGGTGAAAATTACCGAAGTTCGTCCTTTTAGCTTGACTGGTGAACCAGTAGAAGTGCGGGAAGCGGTGACGGTGTGA
- the aspS gene encoding aspartate--tRNA ligase: MRTHYCGELRKEHIGETVTFYGWVDRRRDHGGVIFLDLRDRSGIVQIVSDPQRTPDSYEQANAIRNEYVVKITGRVTQRPPESLNSRIPTGEVEIYADQIELLNAVRKQLPFQVSTADTENVREDLRLKYRYLDLRRERMTQNIQMRHQVVKAVRRYLEDNEGFIEIETPILTRSTPEGARDYILPSRVNEGEWFALPQSPQLFKQILMVSGMDRYYQLARCFRDEDLRADRQPEFTQLDMEMSFMSENEILELNEKLVCHIFKTVKGIDLPRPFPRLTYADAMNKYGSDKPDTRYGLELVDVSDVLKDSGFKVFKDAISNGGIVKILPIPNGNDAISNVRIKPKGDIFTQAAEAGAKGLAYIRVRENGEIDTIGAIKDNLTPEQKQEILTRTGAKEGHLLLFAAADTGTVNKTLDRIRQFVAREFNLIPPDKINLLWITEFPMFEWNADEKRLEALHHPFTAPHPDDINDLKTARSQAYDLVFNGFEVGGGSLRIYKREIQEQVFEAIGLSPEEAQSKFGFLLEAFEYGTPPHGGIAYGVDRLVMLLAGEESIRDVIAFPKTQQARCLLTDAPSNVDAKQLKELHVASTFKPKAKE; encoded by the coding sequence ATGCGAACTCACTATTGCGGCGAACTCCGAAAAGAGCATATTGGAGAAACTGTTACCTTTTACGGTTGGGTAGACCGTCGCCGCGATCATGGGGGCGTGATATTCTTAGATTTACGCGATCGCTCTGGCATAGTCCAAATCGTCAGCGATCCGCAACGCACCCCAGACTCCTACGAACAGGCCAACGCCATACGCAATGAATACGTTGTTAAAATCACAGGTAGAGTCACCCAACGCCCCCCAGAATCCTTAAATTCTCGTATCCCTACTGGTGAAGTAGAAATATACGCAGATCAAATTGAACTCCTCAACGCTGTCCGCAAACAGTTACCTTTCCAAGTTTCCACCGCAGACACAGAAAACGTGCGGGAAGACTTGCGGTTAAAATATCGTTATTTAGACTTGAGACGAGAACGCATGACACAAAATATACAGATGCGTCACCAAGTCGTTAAAGCTGTGCGTCGCTACCTGGAAGATAACGAAGGTTTTATCGAAATTGAAACCCCTATTCTTACCCGTTCCACTCCTGAAGGTGCGAGGGATTATATTCTTCCCAGTCGCGTTAATGAAGGTGAATGGTTTGCTTTACCCCAATCACCCCAACTATTTAAGCAAATATTGATGGTATCAGGCATGGATAGATACTATCAACTGGCGCGATGTTTTAGGGATGAAGACTTACGCGCAGACAGACAACCGGAGTTTACACAATTAGACATGGAAATGAGTTTCATGTCGGAAAATGAAATTCTTGAACTCAATGAAAAGTTAGTTTGTCACATTTTCAAAACCGTTAAAGGAATTGATTTACCCCGTCCTTTTCCGCGTCTCACTTACGCTGACGCGATGAATAAATATGGCAGTGATAAGCCAGATACCCGCTACGGTTTAGAATTAGTTGATGTTTCTGATGTTTTAAAAGATTCTGGTTTCAAAGTTTTTAAAGATGCAATTTCTAACGGTGGAATCGTGAAAATTCTCCCTATTCCTAACGGTAACGATGCAATTTCTAATGTTCGCATTAAACCAAAAGGTGATATTTTCACACAAGCAGCAGAAGCCGGTGCAAAAGGTTTAGCTTATATTCGCGTGCGGGAAAATGGCGAAATTGACACCATTGGCGCAATTAAAGATAATTTGACACCAGAACAAAAGCAGGAAATCTTAACCCGCACAGGTGCAAAAGAAGGTCATTTGTTATTATTTGCAGCTGCTGATACTGGTACTGTAAATAAAACTTTAGATAGAATTCGTCAGTTTGTAGCTAGGGAATTTAATTTAATTCCACCAGATAAAATTAACTTACTCTGGATTACAGAATTTCCGATGTTTGAATGGAATGCTGATGAGAAAAGATTAGAAGCATTACATCATCCATTTACAGCACCCCATCCTGATGATATCAATGATTTGAAAACCGCCCGCTCTCAAGCCTATGATTTGGTGTTTAACGGGTTTGAAGTTGGTGGTGGAAGTCTGCGAATTTATAAGCGAGAAATTCAAGAACAGGTGTTTGAAGCTATTGGTTTATCACCAGAAGAAGCACAAAGTAAATTTGGCTTTTTGTTAGAAGCTTTTGAATATGGTACACCTCCTCATGGTGGTATTGCTTACGGTGTAGACCGTTTAGTAATGTTGTTAGCTGGAGAAGAATCAATTCGTGATGTAATTGCTTTTCCAAAGACTCAACAAGCGCGTTGTTTGTTAACAGATGCACCTTCAAATGTGGACGCGAAGCAGTTGAAAGAACTTCATGTAGCTTCGACTTTTAAACCAAAAGCGAAAGAGTAA